Within the Ensifer canadensis genome, the region CAGCTGGCTCTGCAGCGTGTCCTGCCAATTGCGCGCCGTGTCGAGGATGGCACCGACAAAGCCGAACAGCCCGTCGACCGGGTAGATGGGCGCGACCTTGCCTTCGGACGTCCTGCGCGGAAGATAGACGCGGCTTGCCCCGTCCGCGTCATCGCCGTGCCGCCGCTGATCATAACTGGCAAGCGAGATGCCGAAGGTCGGTCGCCCAGGCAGAAGGCCGTCAAAAAGGTGAATCGGAAAGTTGCTGGTGATGCCACCGTCGGAAAACAGACAGCGGATGTGCGTAGCGGGATCGCGCCGTGCGCTGCTTTTCAGCGAGTAGTCGTAGCGGTAAAGCGGCACGGCACGGATCAGCCCGGGAAAGCTCAGGCTCATCCGGGCGAGAATGGCCACGGGCAGCTTGTTTGCCGGCGGTAGCTGGTAGAAGTCCTTCGACCCATCGGCCGCGACGATGTCGCGTGGTTTGCTCTCCTTGAGCAGGTACGCCATGATCGAGGACGGAAACAACGCCTCGAACTCCGACTTGCGATAATTATGGACCCGGTCTCCGAATGGCAACTCGTAAGGACGGCGCGAGGAGAGGTCGGTGGTCACGCTTCTAAGCGTGATGTCGTGCGCCTCGAGGTCGCCAATTGTCAACGGCCTGTCCGAACCATCCTGCCGGAGGGGACCGGCTATCGCCTCTATTCTTTCGGAGATCCAGTTGGTGAAAGCCGGGTTCTTCATGCCCGGCTGGGTCAGGCCGCTGCAAAGACCGAAATCGTTGGCCGGCAAGAGCACCGCTACCGCCTGGTAGAATTGATAGAGGATCATCAAGATTGCGCCGGTCAAAGCGGTGACGATGCCGAGCAGTATTGTCGCGGCGCCGGTGCCGAGCACACCTGCAATAAGGATCAAAATGCCGGGTGCAGCGCCAAGCAACGCCGGCAGGGCAAAGACCCGCAGCGTCTCCAAGGCGCAGGCCATGGCCCTGCTGTGCTGGGTGCGAATGGCGGCCATGCCGATGCGAAAGAGGGGGGCCGTGTCGGCAGAGGGCTGAAAGAAGGTTGAAAGGTTTGCCGCCAGCTCGCCAGGCATGCCGTCGATGAGGGCAAAGCCGGCATTCTTCTCTTCCACCGTCGCGCCGGTTTGCCGCCGGTACTCCGCGGCCGCCGTCATCACGGCGGCGATCGCGCCAGCCGAAGTTCCGCCAATGTGCATGAAGCGGTAACGGGTTGCCAGTTCAGTGATGGCGCGCGGGAATACCACGCCGGAGGTGATGCCACCCTTCATGATGAGGTCGCACTCTTCGCTGGGTTTGGCGTAACGGAAAGTCGTATCGTTCATCGCACCCTCCATCTCCGAACAACAACATTAGATTGTGTTGATGTTCGATGCACGCAATTTCGCAGCGGCGGAAGGCTGGCGCCGACGGCAAAGCATGGTAATTTGCCGCCTCTCGAGGAGGATCGCGCATGACCATGACGTCCCTGCTTATGTTTGCCGGCGCCTTGCTGGTTGCGGCCGGCTCGCCCGGCCCGAGCGTCGCCGCCCTTGTGGCCCGCGTGCTTTCGAAGGGCGCGCGCGACGTTCTACCCTTCCTTGTGGCGCTCTGGATCGGCGAGGCCATCTGGCTGTCATTTGCGGTGGCCGGCCTGGCGGCGATTGCCGAAAGCTTCCATCTGCTGTTCGTTGCCATCAAGTGGCTGGGCGTCGCCTACCTGCTCTATCTCGCCTGGAAAATGTGGATGGCCGAACCGGATCTGCCCGGCGACAGCCTGCCGCAGTCGCGCTCACCCTCCAAGCTGTTCTTTGCCGGCCTGACGGTGACGCTCGGCAATCCCAAGGTGATGATGTTCTACGTCGCGTTGCTGCCCTCGATCATCGACCTGCGCTCGGTCACCTTGATCGGCTGGATGGAGCTGGTTGCGACGATGCTGGTGGTTCTGGTCGTGGTCGATTTCGGCTGGGTGACCATGGCCGCCAATGCGCGCAAGCTCCTGAAGAGCAAGCGCGCCGTTCGCCTCGCCAACCGCGCCAGCGCCGGAACCATCGCCGGGGCGGCCGTCGTCATCGCCACCCGTTGAGCCGTGCTTCGATGCGTCCGTGAGTTCCGGCGCAATGGAGGGCGGGAGCCGCGTGATATTCCGGCAAGGCGATTCCGTTTGTCGGCGATATGGGCTAAAAGCGCCGCATGGCAAAGCGAGTCACCGGTCCCGAAATCGAAAAACTGATCCAGCTTCTGGCAAAGGTGCCGGGGCTGGGGCCGCGTTCGGCGCGGCGCG harbors:
- a CDS encoding LysE family translocator gives rise to the protein MTMTSLLMFAGALLVAAGSPGPSVAALVARVLSKGARDVLPFLVALWIGEAIWLSFAVAGLAAIAESFHLLFVAIKWLGVAYLLYLAWKMWMAEPDLPGDSLPQSRSPSKLFFAGLTVTLGNPKVMMFYVALLPSIIDLRSVTLIGWMELVATMLVVLVVVDFGWVTMAANARKLLKSKRAVRLANRASAGTIAGAAVVIATR
- a CDS encoding patatin-like phospholipase family protein: MNDTTFRYAKPSEECDLIMKGGITSGVVFPRAITELATRYRFMHIGGTSAGAIAAVMTAAAEYRRQTGATVEEKNAGFALIDGMPGELAANLSTFFQPSADTAPLFRIGMAAIRTQHSRAMACALETLRVFALPALLGAAPGILILIAGVLGTGAATILLGIVTALTGAILMILYQFYQAVAVLLPANDFGLCSGLTQPGMKNPAFTNWISERIEAIAGPLRQDGSDRPLTIGDLEAHDITLRSVTTDLSSRRPYELPFGDRVHNYRKSEFEALFPSSIMAYLLKESKPRDIVAADGSKDFYQLPPANKLPVAILARMSLSFPGLIRAVPLYRYDYSLKSSARRDPATHIRCLFSDGGITSNFPIHLFDGLLPGRPTFGISLASYDQRRHGDDADGASRVYLPRRTSEGKVAPIYPVDGLFGFVGAILDTARNWQDTLQSQLHGYSERIVEVRLDDDKEGGLNLDMDRETVAYLSALGGKAGETLLNDFDFNEHRWRRALTMLPTLAESLRKLSARYNAPPTDSTADYPTILTKYDPTGLVGSSKAERAALNDFAFKLAEIGAALDQRPIPPASTQKADLRITASMDTNPRGATPAKPIVPAPAPDS